In the genome of Triticum urartu cultivar G1812 chromosome 5, Tu2.1, whole genome shotgun sequence, one region contains:
- the LOC125556623 gene encoding putative UPF0481 protein At3g02645, producing the protein MAASDQQQQARSNRQGFVDESRWVELIRQSLREVPGEEEDDGIHVSVFDVPKQLQVHRPDAYRPQFIALGPYHHWHPHLYDMERYKIDAARRALRAAGSSLEDIVSKLACHERRVRAHYHRHLDFQDGTLSLMMLVDGAFLLEFLAIHHHHAAAKAKPERVSVSSWTSRMAHLIDLGGSGRKSAHGLILRDMLMLENQIPLFLLRQILQATCHSQSQSVDESTTRLTCMVTGLMKELCPFKMEGNFPDKEIERDIGKHAHLLELLYYLLVPKPCENSAPAWSGHVDEDIEEQRTDGGEEGQGPSSGSGSEHVMQVLATMRRVASRLKGGRLSHVMKPIEFAAKAPWKMLTGIPGISALSMPADTGEQASTMSQDEEIEIPSVTELASSGVRFAPTNGNLSTIAFNRKTATLHLPAVTLDCNTEVVLRNLVAYESSAASGPLVFTRYTELMNGIIDTDDDVTLLRKRGVVINRMKKSDGEAAKLWNGMSRSVQHSKVQDLDAVIDDVNRYYGRRWSVKAKRFMRKYVLSSWKMLTFLATISMLLLTTMQAFCSVYTCSRWFGDVVVAVTPTSRE; encoded by the coding sequence ATGGCCGCCTCCGATCAACAACAGCAGGCCCGCAGCAACCGGCAAGGCTTTGTGGACGAGTCCCGGTGGGTGGAGCTGATCCGGCAGTCCCTCCGGGAGGTTCccggggaggaggaggacgacggcaTCCACGTGTCCGTGTTCGACGTGCCGAAGCAGCTGCAGGTGCACAGGCCCGATGCCTACAGGCCGCAGTTCATAGCCCTGGGCCCCTACCACCACTGGCACCCTCACCTGTACGACATGGAGCGCTACAAGATCGACGCCGCCCGCCGCGCGCTCCGCGCGGCCGGCAGCAGCCTGGAGGACATCGTCTCCAAGCTCGCGTGCCACGAGCGCAGGGTCCGCGCACACTACCACCGCCACCTCGACTTCCAAGACGGGACGCTATCCCTCATGATGCTCGTGGACGGCGCATTCCTGCTCGAGTTCCTCgccatccaccaccaccacgccgccgccAAGGCCAAGCCAGAGAGGGTCTCCGTCTCTAGCTGGACGTCGAGGATGGCGCACCTCATCGACCTGGGCGGGAGCGGGCGGAAGTCCGCTCACGGCCTCATCCTCCGCGACATGCTCATGCTCGAGAACCAGATTCCGCTCTTCCTCCTCCGTCAGATCCTCCAGGCGACATGTCACTCCCAGTCTCAGTCCGTCGACGAGTCCACCACGCGGCTCACGTGCATGGTGACGGGCCTCATGAAGGAGCTCTGCCCGTTTAAGATGGAGGGCAACTTCCCGGACAAGGAAATTGAGAGGGACATCGGCAAGCATGCGCACCTGCTCGAGCTGCTTTACTACCTGCTCGTGCCCAAGCCCTGTGAAAATTCTGCACCGGCGTGGTCTGGCCACGTCGACGAGGATATCGAGGAGCAGAGAACGGACGGCGGCGAAGAAGGCCAAGGACCTTCCTCCGGCAGCGGCAGCGAGCACGTGATGCAAGTGCTCGCCACCATGCGGAGAGTCGCGTCGAGGCTCAAGGGCGGCCGCCTCAGCCACGTGATGAAGCCGATCGAGTTTGCTGCCAAGGCGCCGTGGAAGATGCTCACTGGCATACCTGGCATCTCGGCCTTGTCCATGCCCGCGGACACCGGCGAGCAGGCGTCCACCATGAGCCAGGACGAGGAGATCGAGATCCCATCGGTCACCGAACTGGCCAGCAGCGGCGTCCGGTTTGCGCCGACCAACGGCAACCTGTCCACCATCGCCTTCAACCGCAAGACGGCGACGCTCCACCTCCCCGCGGTGACCCTCGACTGCAACACCGAGGTGGTGCTCCGGAACCTGGTCGCCTACGAGTCGTCCGCCGCATCGGGCCCGCTGGTGTTCACCCGGTACACGGAGCTGATGAACGGCATCATCGACACCGACGACGACGTCACTCTGCTCCGCAAGCGCGGCGTGGTGATCAACCGCATGAAGAAGAGCGACGGCGAGGCCGCCAAGCTGTGGAACGGCATGAGCCGCTCGGTGCAGCACTCCAAGGTGCAGGACCTGGACGCGGTCATCGACGACGTGAACCGCTACTACGGCCGCCGGTGGAGCGTCAAGGCGAAGCGGTTCATGCGTAAGTACGTGCTCAGCTCATGGAAGATGCTCACCTTCCTCGCCACCATCAGCATGCTGCTGCTCACCACCATGCAGGCCTTCTGCTCCGTCTACACGTGCTCTCGGTGGTTCGGTGACGTTGTTGTCGCGGTCACGCCGACATCAAGAGAGTAG